One segment of Alistipes finegoldii DSM 17242 DNA contains the following:
- a CDS encoding glycogen/starch synthase: MANKILYVCQEITPYLPETESSGLCRALTQAMQERGNEIRTFMPRYGCINERRHQLHEVIRLSGMNLIIDDNDHQLIIKVASIPAARVQIYFIDNDDYFSRKFVLTDEEGKPFPDNDERAIFFARGVLETVKKLRWTPTVVHCHGWFSSVIPVYLKRIFADDPIFRNVKIVVSLYGDGFPGELDNAFGKKIAGEGVKDKNLAILDTPSYENLCRFVMEYADGVVAASPDVEPKVLEIARASGKPMLEYQSPEAADFFDNYNRFYEALQ; encoded by the coding sequence ATGGCAAATAAGATTCTGTACGTCTGTCAGGAGATTACCCCGTATCTTCCAGAGACGGAAAGCTCCGGACTTTGCCGCGCTCTCACGCAGGCGATGCAGGAGCGTGGGAATGAAATACGCACGTTCATGCCGCGTTACGGCTGCATCAACGAACGCCGGCACCAGCTCCACGAGGTGATCCGCCTGTCGGGCATGAACCTGATCATCGACGACAACGACCACCAGCTCATCATCAAGGTCGCGTCCATCCCCGCAGCCCGCGTACAGATCTATTTCATCGACAACGACGACTACTTCTCGCGCAAATTCGTGCTGACCGACGAGGAGGGCAAGCCTTTCCCGGACAACGACGAGCGGGCCATCTTCTTCGCCCGCGGCGTGCTGGAGACGGTCAAGAAACTGCGCTGGACCCCGACCGTCGTCCACTGCCACGGCTGGTTTTCGAGCGTGATTCCGGTCTACCTGAAGCGGATTTTCGCCGACGACCCCATCTTCCGCAACGTGAAGATCGTCGTTTCGCTCTACGGCGACGGTTTCCCCGGCGAACTGGACAACGCCTTCGGCAAGAAGATCGCCGGCGAAGGGGTCAAAGATAAAAATCTCGCAATTCTCGACACCCCGTCATACGAAAATCTCTGCCGTTTCGTTATGGAGTATGCCGACGGTGTGGTCGCGGCATCCCCGGATGTCGAACCGAAGGTATTGGAGATCGCCCGCGCAAGCGGCAAGCCGATGCTCGAATACCAGTCGCCCGAAGCAGCGGACTTTTTCGATAATTACAACCGATTTTATGAAGCATTGCAATAA
- the queA gene encoding tRNA preQ1(34) S-adenosylmethionine ribosyltransferase-isomerase QueA produces MKLSQYGYEFAPEMLAKHPTENRDDSRLMVINRAKGTVEHRIFKDIIEYFDEKDLFVFNDTKVFPARLYGNKEKTGAEIEIFLLRELNRELRLWDVLVDPARKIRIGNKLYFGDDDLLVAEVIDNTTSRGRTLRFLFDGSYEEFKQALFSLGETPLPKWVRDKVEPEDAERYQTIFARHEGAVAAPTAGMHFSKHLMKRMEIKGIDKSFITLHVGLGNFRTVDVEDLSKHKMDSEQFFVTDEAAEAVNSAKRDGHKIVAIGTTVMRTVETAVSTNGMIKPMEGWTNKFIFAPYEFTVADAMVTNFHLPYSTQLMMVAAFGGYETVMNAYKVAKEEGYRFGTYGDAMLIL; encoded by the coding sequence ATGAAATTATCACAATACGGGTACGAATTCGCCCCCGAAATGCTGGCGAAACATCCGACGGAAAACCGGGACGACTCGCGCCTGATGGTCATCAACCGCGCCAAAGGCACCGTCGAACACCGCATCTTCAAGGATATCATCGAGTATTTCGACGAAAAGGACCTCTTCGTCTTCAACGACACCAAGGTCTTCCCGGCCCGTCTGTACGGCAACAAGGAGAAGACCGGCGCCGAGATCGAGATCTTCCTGCTGCGCGAGCTGAACCGCGAACTGCGCCTGTGGGACGTGTTGGTCGATCCTGCGCGCAAGATCCGCATCGGCAACAAGCTCTACTTCGGCGACGACGACCTGCTGGTTGCCGAGGTGATCGACAACACCACTTCGCGCGGCCGCACGCTGCGTTTCCTGTTCGACGGCTCCTACGAGGAGTTCAAGCAGGCGCTTTTCAGTCTGGGCGAGACCCCGCTGCCCAAGTGGGTGCGCGACAAGGTCGAGCCGGAGGACGCCGAGCGCTACCAGACGATCTTCGCCCGGCACGAAGGCGCCGTGGCCGCCCCGACGGCCGGCATGCACTTCTCCAAGCACCTGATGAAGCGCATGGAGATCAAGGGCATCGACAAGTCCTTCATCACGCTGCACGTCGGTCTGGGCAACTTCCGCACGGTGGACGTCGAGGACCTCTCGAAACACAAGATGGATTCCGAGCAGTTCTTCGTGACGGACGAAGCCGCCGAAGCGGTCAATTCGGCCAAACGCGACGGACACAAGATCGTCGCCATCGGCACCACCGTCATGCGGACCGTCGAAACGGCCGTCTCGACCAACGGCATGATCAAGCCGATGGAGGGCTGGACCAACAAATTCATCTTCGCGCCCTACGAATTCACGGTGGCCGACGCCATGGTGACCAACTTCCACCTGCCCTACTCCACGCAGCTGATGATGGTTGCGGCTTTCGGCGGCTACGAAACGGTCATGAACGCCTACAAGGTGGCCAAGGAGGAAGGATACCGATTCGGCACTTACGGCGACGCGATGCTCATTCTTTAA
- the truB gene encoding tRNA pseudouridine(55) synthase TruB — translation MKEPIDLRGLNFEEGYIAVLDKPLRWTSTDVVRKIKFTLRRLGYRKIKVGHAGTLDPLATGILLVCIGRATKMVDALQAEEKEYVADVMLGATTPSYDLEHPVDRTFPTEHITREKVLAALSSLTGERLQEPPVYSAKKIDGTRAYELARAGEEVTMRKATVNIYELELLEYDLPRIRIRVRCSKGTYIRSLAHEIGQALESGAHLTSLRRTRSGGFTLEKAFEFEEFLKKLEELETK, via the coding sequence ATGAAAGAACCGATCGACCTGCGGGGTCTCAACTTCGAAGAGGGTTATATCGCCGTACTGGACAAGCCCCTGCGCTGGACCTCGACCGATGTGGTCCGCAAAATCAAATTCACGCTGCGCCGCCTCGGCTACCGGAAAATCAAGGTGGGCCACGCCGGCACGCTCGATCCGCTCGCCACCGGCATCCTGCTGGTCTGCATCGGCCGCGCCACCAAGATGGTCGATGCGCTGCAGGCCGAGGAGAAGGAGTACGTCGCCGACGTGATGCTGGGCGCCACGACCCCCAGCTACGACCTCGAACACCCCGTCGACCGCACCTTCCCCACCGAACATATCACGCGCGAAAAGGTCCTCGCAGCCCTCTCTTCGCTCACGGGCGAGCGGCTTCAGGAGCCTCCCGTCTACTCGGCCAAGAAGATCGACGGCACGCGCGCCTACGAGCTGGCCCGCGCCGGCGAGGAGGTCACGATGCGCAAGGCGACGGTCAACATCTACGAACTGGAACTGCTGGAGTACGACCTTCCCCGCATCCGCATCCGCGTGCGGTGCAGCAAAGGCACCTACATCCGCTCGCTGGCCCACGAAATCGGACAGGCGCTCGAAAGCGGCGCCCACCTGACGTCGCTGCGCCGCACCCGCAGCGGCGGCTTTACGCTCGAAAAAGCCTTTGAATTCGAAGAATTTCTCAAAAAGTTGGAGGAACTTGAAACAAAATAG
- a CDS encoding undecaprenyl-diphosphate phosphatase: MDTLQAILLGIVQGITEFLPVSSSGHLQIAKELLGVELEENLTFDVALHAATVLSTIVVLWSEVWRLLKGLFSRRFNAEQAYVLKLVLSMIPIGFVGFLFKERINALLDAPYILVIVGAMLLLTAALLAFAYYAKPRQKETISYRDAFIIGLAQACAAMPGLSRSGTTIATGLLLGNKKAAVAQFSFLMVLAPILGETLLEAVSGDLTAGVAAGPLAAGFLASFVTGCLACKFMIEIVKRGKLIWFALYCAAAGLVSILSYFC; the protein is encoded by the coding sequence ATGGACACTCTACAAGCCATCCTGCTCGGCATCGTGCAGGGCATCACCGAATTTCTGCCCGTTTCGAGCAGCGGCCACCTCCAGATCGCCAAAGAGCTGCTGGGCGTCGAGCTCGAAGAGAACCTCACCTTCGACGTGGCGCTCCACGCCGCCACCGTCCTGAGCACCATCGTCGTACTCTGGAGCGAGGTGTGGCGTCTCCTGAAGGGTCTCTTCTCGCGCCGTTTCAACGCCGAGCAGGCCTACGTGCTCAAACTCGTGCTCTCGATGATTCCCATCGGCTTCGTCGGCTTCCTGTTCAAGGAGCGGATCAACGCCCTGCTCGACGCCCCCTATATCCTCGTGATCGTGGGCGCCATGCTGCTGCTGACGGCCGCACTGCTGGCTTTCGCCTATTACGCCAAACCCCGCCAGAAGGAGACCATCTCCTACCGCGACGCCTTCATCATCGGCCTTGCGCAGGCCTGCGCCGCCATGCCGGGCCTTTCGCGTTCGGGCACGACCATCGCCACGGGCCTCTTGCTGGGCAACAAAAAAGCCGCCGTGGCGCAATTCTCGTTCCTGATGGTGCTGGCTCCGATTCTGGGCGAGACGCTGCTCGAAGCCGTCAGCGGCGACCTCACGGCCGGCGTGGCCGCCGGTCCTCTCGCCGCAGGCTTCCTCGCCTCGTTCGTCACGGGCTGTCTGGCCTGCAAATTCATGATCGAAATCGTCAAGCGGGGCAAACTCATCTGGTTCGCGCTCTACTGCGCCGCCGCGGGCCTCGTATCCATCCTAAGCTATTTCTGTTAA
- a CDS encoding DUF3098 domain-containing protein has product MKKANKNTPAEQEPPKMPLTRRNYVLLAIGFAVILLGFVLMAGGGSDSPDQFNYAMFSWRRITLAPILVIGGFVIEIYAILKRYK; this is encoded by the coding sequence ATGAAAAAAGCGAATAAGAACACCCCTGCGGAGCAGGAACCCCCCAAAATGCCGCTTACCCGCCGCAACTACGTCCTGCTGGCGATCGGCTTCGCCGTGATCCTGCTGGGCTTCGTGCTGATGGCCGGCGGCGGCAGCGATTCGCCCGACCAGTTCAACTACGCGATGTTCTCATGGCGCCGCATCACGCTGGCCCCGATTCTGGTGATCGGCGGATTCGTGATCGAAATCTACGCCATCCTGAAAAGATACAAATAA
- a CDS encoding cell division protein FtsX, with protein sequence MKDDKRLKRKVRNSYIVSTVSIMLVLFLLGSVGYLMVAAMKVAQTLQESIAVTVELQNGISDQQRETINKRLTAEELVATVAYVTKEEKADDAEFRKMFESEFEEILDENPLLDSFELTLTAESADKELLDGFIASVSGIAGVERVSYPALMAERLHATVGKIRLVLLLFGGALLIISLILLSNTIRLAIFSKRYLINTMKLVGATKWFIMKPFLGSSITQGILAGLGASLLFGLSVFGLNEAVPELTTIAESGKIAIILGAMIAGGVVISGLFTVAALNKFVNMKSNKIYLY encoded by the coding sequence ATGAAAGACGACAAGAGACTTAAACGAAAAGTCCGCAACTCCTATATCGTATCGACCGTCAGCATCATGCTCGTACTGTTCCTGCTGGGGTCGGTAGGCTACCTGATGGTCGCCGCGATGAAGGTCGCCCAGACCCTGCAGGAGAGCATCGCCGTCACCGTCGAACTGCAAAACGGCATCTCGGACCAGCAGCGCGAAACGATCAACAAACGGCTCACCGCCGAGGAGCTGGTCGCGACCGTCGCCTATGTCACGAAGGAGGAGAAGGCCGACGACGCCGAATTCCGCAAGATGTTCGAAAGCGAATTCGAGGAGATTCTCGACGAAAATCCGCTGCTCGACTCGTTCGAGCTGACCCTCACGGCCGAGTCGGCCGACAAGGAGCTCCTCGACGGCTTCATCGCCTCCGTCTCCGGCATCGCGGGCGTCGAGCGGGTCAGCTATCCCGCGCTGATGGCCGAGCGGCTGCACGCCACGGTGGGCAAAATCCGGCTCGTCCTGCTGCTTTTCGGCGGCGCGCTGCTGATCATCTCGCTGATCCTGCTGAGCAACACCATCCGGCTGGCGATCTTCTCGAAACGCTATCTGATCAACACGATGAAGCTCGTCGGAGCTACCAAGTGGTTCATCATGAAGCCCTTCCTCGGCAGCAGCATCACGCAGGGCATACTGGCCGGACTGGGGGCCTCGCTGCTGTTCGGGCTTTCGGTCTTCGGACTCAACGAAGCGGTCCCCGAACTGACGACCATCGCCGAGAGCGGCAAAATCGCCATCATCCTCGGCGCGATGATTGCGGGCGGCGTCGTCATATCGGGACTCTTCACCGTCGCGGCCCTCAACAAATTCGTCAACATGAAGTCGAACAAGATATACCTTTATTAA
- a CDS encoding YfhO family protein gives MESSKTIIRRLLPAAAALALFFVVSAVYFAPQFRGEVLPQHDVVQYDGMAKDINDMREATGEDPQWTGRMFGGMPAYLINVAYPAQLVKNTLGRVVKIIDTPAAFLFFAMTAMWLMLLIFGVNPWVGVVASLAYGLSTYFLLIIGAGHITKMWALVYAPLMMGGAWMTLRGNMWAGGALTALTASLEIGANHPQITYYFLLAMAAFWISEGVTAFREKHFRNFALRTAVLAAAGLLAVGSNFSPLWYTAKHSKETMRGGSELASTAETSKNGLALDYATAWSYGRTESLNLLVPDFMGRESGTAFAPDGEVAAVLNDYGLRGAAQQLPAYWGTQPYTGGPTYLGAAAIFLAALGVALVRGRNKWWIVAVSALTLLLAWGRNLMWFTELAFDWLPGYNKFRTVSMALVVVQWTVPLLGALALMRLWRDEIPRRRLFKALGWAAGVTGGLCLLLAVAGGSLFDFGREESAAMMTEQFHQILKANNMQEYLDRGMDAEMGIATADAMAAERASMMQADAWRSLLMILLAAGGVALFALRRINKYALTALLGAVMLLDLVPVDLRFLSHDDFISARRRQITATAADKAILADKDPGFRVLNLTVSPFQDATTSYFHRSVGGYHGAKLARYQDLIDRYLSYRNDAVLDMLNTRYLIVPGDDGQPQAVRRATANGPAWFVDGIVAADTPQQEIDLLGSVDLKTTAVAAPADKAFAEEWQAGGQADTTLVRGIALTEYRPNYQKYEYTAPEESVAVFSEIFYDHGWTAYVDGEAMPGFRADYILRAMKLPAGRHTVEWRFRAPGWAAAEAVTLVSSLLILLGAAAALTYCFRKKKA, from the coding sequence ATGGAATCTTCGAAAACGATCATACGCCGGCTGCTGCCGGCCGCGGCGGCCCTCGCGCTCTTCTTCGTGGTGAGCGCAGTCTACTTCGCCCCGCAGTTCCGCGGCGAGGTGCTGCCCCAGCACGACGTCGTGCAGTACGACGGCATGGCCAAGGATATCAACGACATGCGCGAAGCCACGGGCGAAGATCCCCAGTGGACGGGCCGCATGTTCGGCGGCATGCCCGCCTACCTGATCAACGTGGCCTACCCGGCGCAGCTCGTCAAGAACACCCTCGGCCGGGTCGTCAAGATCATCGACACCCCCGCCGCCTTCCTCTTTTTCGCCATGACGGCCATGTGGCTCATGCTGCTGATCTTCGGCGTCAATCCGTGGGTGGGCGTCGTCGCGTCGCTGGCCTACGGCCTTTCGACCTATTTCCTGCTCATCATCGGCGCAGGCCACATCACCAAGATGTGGGCGCTGGTCTACGCCCCGCTGATGATGGGCGGCGCGTGGATGACCCTGCGGGGCAACATGTGGGCCGGAGGCGCGCTCACGGCGCTCACGGCGTCGCTCGAAATCGGCGCCAACCACCCGCAGATCACCTACTATTTCCTGCTGGCGATGGCCGCCTTCTGGATCAGCGAAGGTGTCACGGCCTTCCGGGAGAAGCATTTCCGGAATTTCGCGCTCCGCACCGCCGTGCTCGCCGCCGCGGGCCTGCTGGCCGTCGGCTCGAACTTCTCGCCCCTCTGGTACACGGCCAAACACTCCAAGGAGACCATGCGCGGCGGCTCCGAGCTGGCTTCGACCGCCGAGACGTCCAAAAACGGACTGGCCCTCGACTACGCCACGGCGTGGAGCTACGGCCGCACGGAGAGTCTCAACCTGCTGGTTCCCGACTTCATGGGCCGCGAATCGGGCACGGCCTTCGCCCCCGACGGCGAAGTGGCCGCCGTGCTCAACGACTACGGACTGCGGGGCGCCGCGCAGCAGCTGCCCGCCTACTGGGGAACGCAGCCCTATACCGGCGGTCCGACCTACCTCGGCGCCGCGGCGATCTTCCTCGCCGCACTGGGCGTCGCGCTGGTCCGGGGCCGCAACAAGTGGTGGATCGTAGCGGTCTCGGCGCTGACGCTCCTGCTGGCATGGGGCCGCAACCTGATGTGGTTCACCGAGCTGGCCTTCGACTGGCTCCCCGGCTACAATAAATTCCGCACCGTCTCGATGGCCCTCGTCGTCGTGCAGTGGACGGTTCCCCTGCTCGGCGCACTGGCGCTGATGCGGCTCTGGCGCGACGAAATTCCGCGCCGGCGGCTCTTCAAGGCCCTCGGCTGGGCCGCGGGCGTCACGGGGGGCCTCTGCCTGCTGCTGGCCGTCGCGGGCGGCTCGCTCTTCGACTTCGGCCGCGAAGAGAGCGCGGCGATGATGACCGAGCAGTTCCACCAGATACTCAAAGCCAACAACATGCAGGAATACCTCGACCGGGGCATGGACGCCGAAATGGGCATCGCCACGGCCGACGCCATGGCCGCCGAACGCGCTTCGATGATGCAGGCCGACGCATGGCGTTCGCTGCTGATGATCCTGCTCGCCGCGGGCGGCGTGGCGCTGTTCGCCCTGCGCAGAATCAACAAATACGCACTCACGGCGCTGCTCGGCGCGGTGATGCTGCTCGACCTCGTTCCCGTGGACCTGCGGTTCCTCTCGCACGACGACTTCATTTCGGCGCGCCGCCGGCAGATCACGGCCACGGCCGCCGACAAGGCGATCTTGGCCGACAAGGATCCGGGCTTCCGCGTCCTCAACCTCACGGTCAGCCCGTTTCAGGACGCCACGACCTCCTATTTCCACCGTTCGGTCGGCGGCTACCACGGCGCCAAGCTGGCCCGCTATCAGGACCTGATCGACCGCTACCTGAGCTACCGCAACGACGCGGTGCTCGACATGCTCAACACCCGCTACCTGATCGTCCCCGGCGACGACGGACAGCCGCAGGCCGTGCGCCGCGCGACGGCAAACGGTCCGGCGTGGTTCGTCGATGGGATCGTCGCAGCCGACACCCCGCAGCAGGAAATCGACCTCTTGGGCAGCGTCGATCTGAAAACGACGGCCGTCGCCGCCCCCGCCGACAAGGCGTTCGCCGAGGAGTGGCAGGCGGGCGGACAGGCGGATACGACGCTCGTGCGCGGCATCGCGCTCACGGAGTACCGTCCCAACTACCAGAAATACGAATACACGGCCCCCGAAGAGTCGGTCGCCGTATTCTCGGAGATATTCTACGACCACGGCTGGACGGCCTACGTCGACGGCGAGGCGATGCCCGGCTTCCGGGCCGACTACATCCTGCGCGCCATGAAACTGCCCGCCGGCCGGCACACCGTCGAGTGGCGGTTCCGCGCTCCGGGCTGGGCCGCGGCCGAGGCCGTGACGCTCGTCTCGTCGCTCCTGATCCTGCTCGGCGCCGCCGCGGCACTGACATACTGTTTCCGCAAGAAAAAGGCATAA
- a CDS encoding polyprenyl synthetase family protein, whose protein sequence is MITLDTIRKPVTAELEAFDEFVDRQFTAEGELLSDMLRYALSSRGKGIRPLLVLLSAAMNSPVAEAAKGRRVHLAAMLVEMIHVASLIHDDVIDEADMRRGKPSANARWQSHKAVILGDYILARNLSIGLTSGQFDLVTHVCGSMAALCEGEVLQSECAEKHTMTRQAYLDIIYKKTACLIGVSASAGAMAVGASQQKVALMRRFGEAVGMAFQIQDDILDYTRTAHTGKPANNDLREGKITLPLLAVLDKAPAERCTELLERLACCHDDEESVEYLQRTVENEGGLTFAAEVMRSYIARAVEMLSEYEASDYRTALANLCAYIAERDR, encoded by the coding sequence ATGATTACACTCGATACGATCCGCAAACCCGTGACTGCGGAACTGGAGGCGTTCGACGAATTCGTCGATCGTCAGTTTACGGCCGAGGGGGAACTGCTCTCCGACATGCTGCGTTACGCCCTGTCGTCGCGCGGCAAAGGCATCCGGCCGCTGCTGGTGCTGTTGTCGGCCGCGATGAATTCGCCGGTGGCGGAGGCGGCCAAGGGGCGCCGGGTCCATCTGGCAGCCATGCTCGTGGAGATGATTCACGTGGCGTCGCTGATTCACGACGACGTGATCGACGAAGCCGACATGCGCCGCGGCAAGCCGTCGGCCAATGCGCGCTGGCAGTCGCACAAGGCGGTGATTCTGGGCGACTACATTCTGGCCCGCAACCTGAGCATCGGCCTGACGAGCGGTCAGTTCGATCTGGTGACGCACGTCTGCGGGTCGATGGCGGCGCTCTGCGAGGGCGAGGTGCTGCAAAGCGAGTGCGCCGAAAAACATACCATGACGCGGCAGGCGTACCTCGACATCATCTATAAGAAGACGGCGTGCCTGATCGGCGTCAGCGCTTCGGCGGGGGCGATGGCGGTGGGCGCTTCGCAGCAGAAGGTGGCCCTGATGCGCCGCTTCGGCGAGGCCGTGGGCATGGCTTTCCAGATACAGGACGACATTCTCGACTACACGCGCACGGCGCATACGGGAAAACCTGCCAACAACGACCTGCGCGAGGGCAAGATCACCCTGCCGCTGCTGGCCGTGCTGGACAAGGCGCCGGCCGAACGCTGCACCGAACTGCTGGAGCGGCTGGCCTGCTGTCACGACGACGAGGAGTCGGTGGAATACCTGCAGCGTACGGTCGAGAACGAAGGCGGACTGACCTTCGCCGCCGAGGTGATGCGCAGCTATATCGCGCGGGCCGTGGAGATGCTCTCGGAATACGAGGCGTCGGATTACCGTACGGCGCTGGCGAACCTCTGCGCCTACATCGCCGAACGGGACCGGTAA
- a CDS encoding MFS transporter: METKKQNYTLPIIVMIFLFGMISFVTNLASPMRDILKYQFNVPNWMGTLGVFANFIAYAIMGYPAGNMLQKYGYKKTALIAIAVGFTGVGIQTLSGSVESFGVYLLGAFIAGFSMCLLNTVVNPMLNKLGGGGNKGNQLIQAGGSFNSLCGTAVIILTGLLIPEGIKNAQISNVFPLMYGALAIFAFAFIVIALTKIPETQKTEGKKVAETSKYSPLSFRHFILGSVAIFVYVGVEVGVPNVLQKWLQNPELNVLGSGVNVEAIAGSVAATYWLLMLVGRLLGAMIGSKVSAKSMLMVVSSAGLLLTLGAMFAPNVPVNLPVFNGAEGFGLVNVPVSAALLVLVGLCTSVMWGGIFNLAVEGLGKYTEKASGIFMALVCGGGILPLLQNGIVDLTGGVGYLTSYWVIVAGLAYMLYYALIGSKNVNKDIPVD; encoded by the coding sequence ATGGAGACGAAAAAACAAAATTACACTTTGCCGATCATTGTGATGATCTTCCTCTTCGGTATGATCTCATTCGTGACGAATCTGGCATCACCTATGCGTGACATTCTGAAGTACCAGTTCAATGTGCCCAACTGGATGGGAACGCTGGGCGTGTTCGCGAACTTCATCGCTTATGCGATCATGGGGTATCCTGCCGGCAACATGCTGCAGAAGTACGGCTACAAGAAAACCGCACTGATCGCTATCGCCGTCGGCTTTACCGGCGTCGGCATCCAGACGCTCTCCGGCTCGGTCGAGAGCTTCGGCGTCTATCTGCTCGGCGCCTTCATCGCAGGTTTCTCCATGTGTTTGCTCAACACCGTCGTGAACCCGATGCTCAACAAGCTCGGCGGAGGCGGAAACAAAGGCAATCAGCTCATTCAGGCGGGCGGCTCGTTCAACTCGCTCTGCGGCACGGCGGTCATCATCCTGACCGGCCTGCTGATTCCGGAGGGAATCAAGAATGCGCAGATCAGCAACGTATTCCCGCTGATGTACGGCGCATTGGCCATTTTCGCATTCGCATTCATCGTGATCGCGCTGACGAAGATTCCGGAGACCCAGAAGACGGAGGGCAAGAAAGTCGCCGAGACGTCGAAATACAGCCCGCTCTCGTTCCGTCACTTCATTCTCGGTTCCGTGGCGATTTTCGTCTATGTGGGTGTCGAAGTCGGCGTTCCCAACGTGCTGCAGAAGTGGCTGCAGAATCCTGAGCTGAATGTGCTGGGCAGCGGCGTGAACGTCGAGGCTATCGCAGGTTCGGTCGCCGCTACGTATTGGCTGCTGATGCTGGTCGGCCGGCTTCTGGGCGCGATGATCGGCAGCAAGGTGTCGGCGAAAAGCATGCTGATGGTCGTATCTTCGGCCGGCCTGCTGCTGACGCTGGGCGCCATGTTCGCGCCGAACGTGCCGGTCAACCTGCCGGTTTTCAACGGCGCGGAGGGCTTCGGACTGGTCAACGTGCCGGTGAGTGCCGCGCTGCTGGTGCTTGTCGGTCTCTGTACTTCGGTCATGTGGGGAGGCATCTTCAACTTGGCGGTAGAAGGATTGGGTAAATATACGGAAAAGGCTTCCGGTATTTTCATGGCGCTGGTCTGCGGCGGCGGCATCCTTCCCCTGCTGCAAAACGGCATCGTCGATTTGACGGGCGGCGTAGGTTACCTGACGAGCTATTGGGTGATCGTAGCCGGTTTGGCCTATATGCTCTACTATGCGCTTATCGGTTCGAAGAACGTCAACAAGGATATTCCGGTGGACTGA
- the rplS gene encoding 50S ribosomal protein L19: MNKDAIIKLVNEQMWAKTDADVPSFKAGDTITVSYKIVEGSKERVQSFRGVVIQIKGSGKTKMFTIRKISGGVGVERIFPLYSPHIDKIEVNKVGVVRRARIYYLRDLTGKKARIKEKRMTSADKK, translated from the coding sequence ATGAACAAAGACGCAATCATCAAGCTCGTAAACGAGCAGATGTGGGCAAAGACGGATGCCGATGTTCCGTCGTTCAAGGCCGGTGACACGATCACCGTATCCTACAAAATCGTCGAGGGTAGCAAGGAGCGCGTGCAGAGTTTCCGCGGCGTAGTTATCCAGATCAAGGGTTCGGGCAAGACCAAGATGTTCACGATCCGTAAGATTTCGGGCGGCGTGGGCGTGGAGCGTATCTTCCCCCTCTACTCGCCCCACATCGACAAGATCGAGGTCAACAAGGTCGGCGTAGTACGCCGCGCACGTATCTACTACCTGCGCGATCTGACCGGCAAGAAGGCCCGCATCAAGGAGAAGCGCATGACCAGCGCGGACAAGAAATAA
- the surE gene encoding 5'/3'-nucleotidase SurE, with protein sequence MKEERLILVTNDDGYDSKGLAAAVEVARGFGRVVVVAPETTQSGMSQAITMYNPLYLRCVRKEEGLEVYAFSGTPVDCVKMAFDYLLREERVDLVISGINHGSNSAVNVLYSGTMGAAIEGSFYGCPAVGLSLDDHGEDADFEAAVAYGRRIVGSVLENRIELPLCLNVNVPVGRPDELRGIRLCRQNRGFWREEFYRHEDPRGREYFWLTGAFVNEEPEAQDTDEWALSHGYVSVVPVQVDLTDYRQLGALAEVLK encoded by the coding sequence ATGAAGGAAGAGAGACTGATACTTGTCACCAACGACGACGGCTACGATTCGAAAGGACTTGCGGCGGCCGTGGAGGTCGCGCGCGGCTTCGGCCGCGTGGTCGTGGTGGCGCCCGAAACGACGCAGAGCGGCATGAGCCAAGCCATCACGATGTACAACCCGCTGTACCTGCGCTGTGTGCGGAAGGAAGAGGGGCTGGAGGTGTACGCCTTTTCCGGCACGCCGGTGGACTGCGTGAAGATGGCATTCGATTACCTGCTGCGCGAAGAGCGCGTCGATCTGGTAATTTCGGGCATCAACCACGGCTCCAACTCCGCCGTGAACGTGCTTTATTCGGGGACGATGGGCGCGGCGATCGAAGGCAGCTTCTACGGCTGTCCCGCCGTCGGGCTGTCGCTCGACGACCACGGCGAGGACGCCGATTTCGAGGCGGCGGTGGCGTACGGCAGGCGGATCGTGGGCAGCGTGCTCGAAAACAGGATCGAGCTGCCGCTCTGTCTGAACGTGAACGTTCCGGTCGGCAGGCCCGACGAGCTGCGCGGCATCCGTCTTTGCCGCCAGAACCGCGGCTTCTGGCGCGAGGAGTTCTACCGCCACGAGGATCCCCGCGGCCGGGAGTATTTCTGGCTTACGGGAGCCTTCGTCAACGAAGAGCCGGAGGCGCAGGACACCGACGAATGGGCCTTGTCGCACGGTTACGTCTCGGTGGTGCCCGTGCAGGTGGACCTGACGGATTACCGTCAGCTCGGAGCGCTTGCCGAAGTGCTGAAATAA